A window of the Oncorhynchus kisutch isolate 150728-3 unplaced genomic scaffold, Okis_V2 Okis02a-Okis13b_hom, whole genome shotgun sequence genome harbors these coding sequences:
- the ice1 gene encoding little elongation complex subunit 1 isoform X2, with amino-acid sequence MMPGENLSKIASGATTGACQNCTVLHQNLNEYVAALLVLKQKTIDSDHLLSEYQGKCEELQTSQRETSKQRIQLDDLQLKVASLVKQHAEYEAVRAELEAKQSAEKLSQQLFEEVERLKEQNNNTETLKKRLEDQLKMVAETTEKQCVDNVQLRQEKTALQKDLLTTQVSLKTCQKGADEVQQLKEDNARTSVLKYDLEKQLVLFQDSQLKQERDITRLKTEKIVLENELLHLQERLEKLETEKNKVLKSSSTQATAPEETQVDKEKIQRLLEDLWVCVAPPSSHLPARRKRQLKEHLQDRSTVEPHRPDSDPPGHVPSRNSDPAGHVPSRNSDPAGHGPGRNSDPAGHGPGRNSDPAGHGPGRNSDPAGHGPGRNSDPAGHGPGRNSDPPGPGPGRNSDPPGPGPGRNSDPPGHGPGRNSDPAGPAPGRNSDPAGHGPGRNSDPLGHGPGRNSDPLGHGPGRNSDPAVPGPGRNSDPAVPGPGRNSDPADPGPGRNNDPAGHGPSRNIDPPGHKHSRSVEEILDWFKPLPPVLSPLPCSSAQERLDDVLESRARGTRFPLENRNHSVYTTGPANKTAGQQPGPANQTAGQKTGPANQMALVLSGQQPADSSVELPSDRINFTPRESPVSDSTNSTLRKSSDLATGTSGETERNSVAVCEQEDMQVEPAAETIQSPSGESQTSSNDLPYFTKATECLPNSVEHPGNLSVHTGAVQTSLTQTQGEEVQDFSPDMTEMDVETDPCYNGCVLAGQSINHGDSKKVESIKDQSGEASVSQTPSTKQLEPSLLVECSAETVTGPEQLTEWAPNTQCNTTDQKAAPQACPHKQDKLFTGQESDKDDEEGFSWKQVGDVLFPPSHPTEGLASPSHPTEGLASPSHPTEGLASPSPPTEGLASPSHPTEGLASPSHPTEGLASPSHPTEGLASPSHPTEGLVSPSHPTEGLKDVGIVSTVITVHSAGAEESSSEQKSLAPLTKTSVHISPASLMSSVKNVENCTTTSELHEDIQATKPNAQSSRNHTVCKRLHSPICLSPVVNVKLLRSGTQPKRMNGRKDAEDPGSDVRNPPSPTELQSDEHLNNRMLKDCDRPVHVLQHQDMKADRKRPTTTDCISESRSESQLTDEGSEKLGGKDKTEMISTRSGRVRKSLVRSNAVQTSSVKDGAAPRDGAAPRDGAAPRDGEQTTTLSCKVIIERLSPDMSEGIRPAALPVGHSPEPTAALPVGHSPERTAALPVGHSPERTWKVPIGRVRFEMGPPLPPLLMPLTVTPPRPVKPGNPRQVIGKLSFPSPMEGPVSPVGSQTAPDGQMLSSPSRTTPSSPLQFGSATPKHAVPVPGRLPAFSPSSSSTSPAQENSMRILDSMYPELSARAWTLSILRGNLSMSSAETGTTPSSSVSQISGFKTINSSSTAFTKTEQRGKRSGVNMLLPKSAKRLRLDNCSPGPAGATAVPAGATAGPAAKGISSMTSASPDPLLRTPQHGSSSQPTEKEKLFGKAAGEASISQALEKEKLVGKAAGEASISQALEKEKLVGKAAGEASISQALEKEKLVGKAAGEASISQALEKEKLVGKAAGEASVSQALEKEKLVGKAAGEASVSQALEKIAAQCFDLLPVIKSHLFVGNLSRKPVLRDEEKEVLSEFSDNQPLADDLMSVMLTKLKTERTELPGSHLQALVRVYTALCRRRRDWDRAHILAYSILREDFPESTKLVLFMVTTWPNVFSCRTVVCQAIHTVTKVKAHGEVLHCLTAYLGWEKSPPSDVDQLVSRTLTSVRAAAEMTFQKHPRQGQDLNPVAWQHVFTLELLCSHTHWKWTHDNLLSTELWPMMNSWVTQPRSRQTPIQDVTVAAVLRLIGRLGQLGIKERCGSSVKNIARVINTFARHGQSEGVPWEVQLAAVYTVYDLSPSNPKEALAALASWRGETTQPVPPAVTSCITQIASLCRHIKP; translated from the exons ATGATGCCGGGGGAGAATCTTTCCAAAATCGCTTCAGGAGCAACTACTGGAGCCTGTCAAAACTGCACTGTGCTTCACCAG AACCTAAACGAATATGTGGCAGCTCTCCTGGTTTTGAAACAGAAAACTATTGACTCCGA TCACCTGCTGAGTGAATATCAAGGGAAGTGTGAAG AGCTTCAGACATCCCAGAG GGAGACCAGTAAGCAGCGTATACAACTTGATGATCTGCAGTTGAAAGTAGCTTCTCTGGTAAAGCAACATGCAGAGTACGAAGCCGTGCGGGCAGAGCTGGAGGCTAAGCAG AGCGCTGAGAAGTTGTCCCAGCAGCTGTTTGAGGAAGTGGAGAGGCTGAAGGAGcagaacaacaacacagagactct AAAGAAGAGACTTGAGGACCAGCTGAAGATGGTAGCAG AGACAACAGAGAAGCAGTGTGTGGATAATGTCCAGCTGAGACAGGAGAAGACGGCACTGCAGAAAGACCTGCTGACAACACAG GTGTCGTTGAAGACATGTCAGAAGGGAGCAGATGAAGTGCAGCAGTTGAAGGAGGACAACGCCAGGACATCCGTTCT AAAATACGACCTGGAAAAACAACTTGTACTGTTTCAAG ATTCTCAACTCAAGCAAGAGCGTGACATTACCAGGCTGAAAACAGAGAAGATTGTACTGGAGAACGAGCTTCTACATCTTCAG GAACGACTAGAGAAACTGGAGACTGAGAAGAATAAAG TATTAAAGAGCTCATCAACTCAAGCAACGGCACCTGAAGAAACACAGGTGGATAAAG AGAAGATCCAGAGGCTGCTGGAGGATCTATGGGTGTGTGTAGCTCCTCCCTCATCACACCTCCCTG CCAGGAGGAAACGGCAGTTAAAGGAGCACCTACAAGACCGCAGCACAGTTGAACCCCACAGACCTGACAGTGACCCGCCAGGCCATGTACCCAGCAGGAACAGTGACCCGGCAGGCCATGTACCCAGCAGGAACAGTGACCCGGCAGGCCATGGACCCGGCAGGAACAGTGACCCGGCAGGACATGGACCCGGCAGGAACAGTGACCCGGCAGGACATGGACCCGGCAGGAACAGTGACCCGGCAGGACATGGACCCGGCAGGAACAGTGACCCGGCAGGCCATGGACCCGGCAGGAACAGTGACCCGCCAGGCCCTGGACCCGGCAGGAACAGTGACCCGCCAGGCCCTGGACCCGGCAGGAACAGTGACCCGCCAGGCCATGGACCCGGCAGGAACAGTGACCCGGCAGGCCCTGCACCCGGCAGGAACAGTGACCCGGCAGGCCATGGACCCGGCAGGAACAGTGACCCGCTAGGCCATGGACCCGGCAGGAACAGTGACCCGCTAGGCCATGGACCCGGCAGGAACAGTGACCCGGCAGTCCCTGGACCCGGCAGGAACAGTGACCCGGCAGTCCCTGGACCCGGCAGGAACAGTGACCCGGCAGACCCTGGTCCCGGCAGGAACAATGACCCGGCAGGTCATGGACCCAGCAGGAACATTGACCCGCCAGGCCATAAACATAGTAGATCAGTTGAGGAGATCCTGGACTGGTTCAAGCCGctgccccctgtcctctcccccttaCCCTGCTCCTCAGCTCAGGAGAGGTTGGATGATGTCTTGGAGTCCAGAGCTCGAGGGACCAGATTTCCTCTAGagaacagaaaccactctgtctACACTACAGGACCAGCCAATAAAACAGCAGGACAGCAGCCTGGACCAGCCAATCAGACAGCAGGACAGAAAACTGGACCAGCCAATCAGATGGCCCTTGtgttgtcaggacaacaacctgcaGACTCCTCAGTGGAACTACCATCAGACAGAATTAATTTTACTCCGAGAGAAAGCCCTGTTTCAGACAGCACTAATTCTACTCTGAGAAAAAGCTCTGATCTGGCCACAGGGAcctcaggagagacagagaggaacagtgtGGCTGTCTGTGAACAGGAAGACATGCAGGTAGAACCAGCTGCTGAAACCATCCAGTCCCCATCAGGAGAGAGTCAAACCTCCTCTAATGATCTACCTTACTTTACCAAAGCCACAGAGTGTCTCCCAAACTCAGTAGAGCATCCAGGCAACCTCTCTGTCCATACTGGGGCCGTTCAGACCTCACTCACCCAGACACAAGGAGAAGAAGTGCAGGACTTCTCACCAGACATGACAGAGATGGATGTTGAGACTGACCCGTGTTATAATGGCTGTGTCTTGGCGGGTCAGAGCATCAACCATGGGGACTCAAAGAAAGTAGAAAGCATTAAAGATCAGTCAGGAGAGGCCAGCGTGTCTCAAACTCCCTCCACTAAACAGCTGGAACCCAGTCTTCTGGTTGAGTGTTCTGCGGAGACAGTGACTGGTCCAGAACAACTGACTGAATGGGCTCCTAACACTCAATGTAACACAACTGATCAGAAAGCAGCTCCTCAAGCATGTCCCCATAAACAAGACAAGTTGTTTACAGGCCAGGAATCAGATAAAGACGATGAAGAGGGTTTCTCTTGGAAACAGGTTGGTGATGTACTGTTCCCTCCCAGTCACCCTACAGAAG GACTGGCCTCCCCCAGTCACCCTACAGAAGGACTGGCCTCCCCCAGTCACCCTACAGAAGGACTGGCCTCCCCCAGTCCCCCTACAGAAGGACTGGCCTCCCCCAGTCACCCTACAGAAGGACTGGCCTCCCCCAGTCACCCTACAGAAGGACTGGCCTCCCCCAGTCACCCTACAGAAGGACTGGCCTCCCCCAGTCACCCTACAGAAGGACTGGTCTCCCCCAGTCACCCTACAGAAGGACTGAAGGATGTAGGTATAGTATCAACAGTCATCACGGTGCATTCTGCTGGGGCAGAGGAATCATCATCTGAACAGAAGTCTCTGGCACCTCTGACAAAAACAAGTGTCCACATCTCTCCTGCCAGTTTAATGAGCTCTGTAAAGAACGTAGAGAACTGTACTACGACATCTGAACTCCATGAAGACATCCAGGCAACAAAACCCAATGCTCAGAGTAGCAGAAACCATACAGTTTGCAAGAGGTTACATAGTCCCATATGTCTTTCCCCTGTGGTGAACGTGAAGCTCCTGAGATCTGGTACACAACCGAAGAGGATGAATGGAAGGAAAGATGCTGAAGACCCAGGGTCTGACGTTAGGAATCCACCGTCTCCAACAGAGTTACAGAGTGACGAGCATTTGAACAACAGGATGCTGAAAGATTGTGATCGCCCAGTCCATGTTCTACAACACCAGGATATGAAAGCTGACCGTAAGCGTCCTACAACCACCGACTGCATCTCTGAGTCAAGGTCTGAGTCCCAGCTGACAGATGAAGGGTCTGAGAAACTAGGTGGGAAAGACAAGACTGAGATGATCAGTACTAGAAGTGGGCGTGTCAGGAAGAGTCTTGTTAGATCAAACGCAGTCCAAACCAGCTCAGTGAAAGACGGAGCGGCTCCCAGGGACGGCGCGGCTCCCAGGGACGGCGCGGCTCCCAGGGACGGCGAGCAAACGACCACCCTTTCATGTAAAGTTATTATTGAAAGACTCAGCCCTGACATGAGTGAAGGGATCAGGCCAGCAGCCTTGCCTGTGGGCCACTCCCCAGAACCTACAGCAGCCTTGCCTGTGGGCCACTCCCCAGAACGTACAGCAGCCTTGCCTGTGGGCCACTCCCCAGAACGTACATGGAAAGTTCCCATTGGGAGGGTTCGCTTTGAAATGGGTCCTCCACTACCTCCTCTTCTGATGCCTCTCACTGTAACTCCTCCGAGACCGGTAAAACCTGGCAATCCAAGACAGGTGATTGGTAAACTGTCCTTTCCCTCACCAATGGAAGGGCCTGTTTCCCCTGTGGGGTCCCAAACAGCACCTGATGGTCAGATGTTGAGCTCCCCGTCTCGAACCACCCCTTCCTCACCACTACAGTTTGGTTCAGCCACTCCTAAACACGCTGTTCCTGTTCCAGGGAGACTTCCTGCCTTcagcccctcctcttcctccactagTCCCGCCCAGGAGAACTCCATGAGGATTCTAGACAGCATGTATCCAGAACTGTCTGCCCGTGCCTGGACTCTCAGTATCCTCCGAGGAAACCTCTCTATGTCTTCTGCTGAGACGGGGACCACACCTTCCAGCTCTGTCAGTCAGATATCTGGCTTCAAAACCATCAACTCCTCGTCCACGGCTTTCACCAAAACGGAGCAAAGAGGGAAGCGAAGTGGAGTCAACATGCTTCTACCAAAGAGTGCCAAAAGACTGAGGCTGGATAACTGCTCCCCCGGCCCTGCTGGGGCGACGGCCGTTCCTGCTGGGGCGACGGCCGGCCCTGCTGCGAAGGGGATATCCTCCATGACATCAGCCAGTCCTGACCCACTACTCAGGACACCTCAACATGGGAGTTCTTCACAGCCTACAGAGAAGGAGAAACTGTTTGGGAAAGCAGCAGGCGAAGCCTCCATATCCCAGGCCTTAGAGAAGGAGAAACTGGTTGGGAAAGCAGCAGGCGAAGCCTCCATATCCCAGGCCTTAGAGAAGGAGAAACTGGTTGGGAAAGCAGCAGGCGAAGCCTCCATATCTCAGGCCTTAGAGAAGGAGAAACTGGTTGGGAAAGCAGCAGGCGAAGCCTCCATATCCCAGGCCTTAGAGAAGGAGAAACTGGTTGGGAAAGCAGCAGGCGAAGCCTCCGTATCCCAGGCCTTAGAGAAGGAGAAACTGGTTGGGAAAGCAGCAGGCGAAGCCTCCGTATCCCAGGCCTTAGAGAAGATAGCAGCCCAGTGTTTTGACCTGTTGCCTGTCATCAAGAGTCACCTGTTTGTTGGGAATCTGTCTAGGAAGCCTGTGTTACGGGATGAGGAGAAGGAGGTCCTCTCTGAGTTCTCAGACAATCAG CCTCTGGCAGATGATCTGATGTCGGTGATGCTGACTAAGCTGAAGACTGAGAGGACTGAGCTGCCTGGGTCTCACCTCCAGGCTCTGGTTAGAGTCTACACTGCTCTGTGCCGACGGAGGAGGGACTGGGACAGAGCACATATCCTGGCCTACAGCATCCTTAGAGAAG ATTTCCCTGAGTCAACCAAGCTGGTTCTGTTCATGGTGACCACATGGCCCAATGTGTTCTCCTGCAGGACTGTAGTGTGCCAGGCCATCCACACGGTCACCAAGGTCAAAGCTCACGGAGAGGTGCTCCACTGCCTAACTGCTTACCTGGGATGGGAGAAG AGTCCTCCTAGTGACGTGGATCA
- the ice1 gene encoding little elongation complex subunit 1 isoform X3: MMPGENLSKIASGATTGACQNCTVLHQNLNEYVAALLVLKQKTIDSDHLLSEYQGKCEELQTSQRETSKQRIQLDDLQLKVASLVKQHAEYEAVRAELEAKQSAEKLSQQLFEEVERLKEQNNNTETLKKRLEDQLKMVAETTEKQCVDNVQLRQEKTALQKDLLTTQVSLKTCQKGADEVQQLKEDNARTSVLKYDLEKQLVLFQDSQLKQERDITRLKTEKIVLENELLHLQERLEKLETEKNKVLKSSSTQATAPEETQVDKEKIQRLLEDLWVCVAPPSSHLPARRKRQLKEHLQDRSTVEPHRPDSDPPGHVPSRNSDPAGHVPSRNSDPAGHGPGRNSDPAGHGPGRNSDPAGHGPGRNSDPAGHGPGRNSDPAGHGPGRNSDPPGPGPGRNSDPPGPGPGRNSDPPGHGPGRNSDPAGPAPGRNSDPAGHGPGRNSDPLGHGPGRNSDPLGHGPGRNSDPAVPGPGRNSDPAVPGPGRNSDPADPGPGRNNDPAGHGPSRNIDPPGHKHSRSVEEILDWFKPLPPVLSPLPCSSAQERLDDVLESRARGTRFPLENRNHSVYTTGPANKTAGQQPGPANQTAGQKTGPANQMALVLSGQQPADSSVELPSDRINFTPRESPVSDSTNSTLRKSSDLATGTSGETERNSVAVCEQEDMQVEPAAETIQSPSGESQTSSNDLPYFTKATECLPNSVEHPGNLSVHTGAVQTSLTQTQGEEVQDFSPDMTEMDVETDPCYNGCVLAGQSINHGDSKKVESIKDQSGEASVSQTPSTKQLEPSLLVECSAETVTGPEQLTEWAPNTQCNTTDQKAAPQACPHKQDKLFTGQESDKDDEEGFSWKQVGDVLFPPSHPTEGLASPSHPTEGLASPSHPTEGLASPSHPTEGLASPSPPTEGLASPSHPTEGLASPSHPTEGLASPSHPTEGLASPSHPTEGLVSPSHPTEGLKDVGIVSTVITVHSAGAEESSSEQKSLAPLTKTSVHISPASLMSSVKNVENCTTTSELHEDIQATKPNAQSSRNHTVCKRLHSPICLSPVVNVKLLRSGTQPKRMNGRKDAEDPGSDVRNPPSPTELQSDEHLNNRMLKDCDRPVHVLQHQDMKADRKRPTTTDCISESRSESQLTDEGSEKLGGKDKTEMISTRSGRVRKSLVRSNAVQTSSVKDGAAPRDGAAPRDGAAPRDGEQTTTLSCKVIIERLSPDMSEGIRPAALPVGHSPEPTAALPVGHSPERTAALPVGHSPERTWKVPIGRVRFEMGPPLPPLLMPLTVTPPRPVKPGNPRQVIGKLSFPSPMEGPVSPVGSQTAPDGQMLSSPSRTTPSSPLQFGSATPKHAVPVPGRLPAFSPSSSSTSPAQENSMRILDSMYPELSARAWTLSILRGNLSMSSAETGTTPSSSVSQISGFKTINSSSTAFTKTEQRGKRSGVNMLLPKSAKRLRLDNCSPGPAGATAVPAGATAGPAAKGISSMTSASPDPLLRTPQHGSSSQPTEKEKLFGKAAGEASISQALEKEKLVGKAAGEASISQALEKEKLVGKAAGEASISQALEKEKLVGKAAGEASISQALEKEKLVGKAAGEASVSQALEKEKLVGKAAGEASVSQALEKIAAQCFDLLPVIKSHLFVGNLSRKPVLRDEEKEVLSEFSDNQPLADDLMSVMLTKLKTERTELPGSHLQALVRVYTALCRRRRDWDRAHILAYSILREDFPESTKLVLFMVTTWPNVFSCRTVVCQAIHTVTKVKAHGEVLHCLTAYLGWEKSPPSDVDQLVSRTLTSVRAAAEMTFQKHPRQGQDLNPVAWQHVFTLELLCSHTHWKWTHDNLLRAVADDELLGDPAQVKTNTHPGCHCGCGPQTHRAPRAARNKGEMRLVCEEHRQGHQHIRQTRTVRRCSLGGPAGSCLHCLRPVA; encoded by the exons ATGATGCCGGGGGAGAATCTTTCCAAAATCGCTTCAGGAGCAACTACTGGAGCCTGTCAAAACTGCACTGTGCTTCACCAG AACCTAAACGAATATGTGGCAGCTCTCCTGGTTTTGAAACAGAAAACTATTGACTCCGA TCACCTGCTGAGTGAATATCAAGGGAAGTGTGAAG AGCTTCAGACATCCCAGAG GGAGACCAGTAAGCAGCGTATACAACTTGATGATCTGCAGTTGAAAGTAGCTTCTCTGGTAAAGCAACATGCAGAGTACGAAGCCGTGCGGGCAGAGCTGGAGGCTAAGCAG AGCGCTGAGAAGTTGTCCCAGCAGCTGTTTGAGGAAGTGGAGAGGCTGAAGGAGcagaacaacaacacagagactct AAAGAAGAGACTTGAGGACCAGCTGAAGATGGTAGCAG AGACAACAGAGAAGCAGTGTGTGGATAATGTCCAGCTGAGACAGGAGAAGACGGCACTGCAGAAAGACCTGCTGACAACACAG GTGTCGTTGAAGACATGTCAGAAGGGAGCAGATGAAGTGCAGCAGTTGAAGGAGGACAACGCCAGGACATCCGTTCT AAAATACGACCTGGAAAAACAACTTGTACTGTTTCAAG ATTCTCAACTCAAGCAAGAGCGTGACATTACCAGGCTGAAAACAGAGAAGATTGTACTGGAGAACGAGCTTCTACATCTTCAG GAACGACTAGAGAAACTGGAGACTGAGAAGAATAAAG TATTAAAGAGCTCATCAACTCAAGCAACGGCACCTGAAGAAACACAGGTGGATAAAG AGAAGATCCAGAGGCTGCTGGAGGATCTATGGGTGTGTGTAGCTCCTCCCTCATCACACCTCCCTG CCAGGAGGAAACGGCAGTTAAAGGAGCACCTACAAGACCGCAGCACAGTTGAACCCCACAGACCTGACAGTGACCCGCCAGGCCATGTACCCAGCAGGAACAGTGACCCGGCAGGCCATGTACCCAGCAGGAACAGTGACCCGGCAGGCCATGGACCCGGCAGGAACAGTGACCCGGCAGGACATGGACCCGGCAGGAACAGTGACCCGGCAGGACATGGACCCGGCAGGAACAGTGACCCGGCAGGACATGGACCCGGCAGGAACAGTGACCCGGCAGGCCATGGACCCGGCAGGAACAGTGACCCGCCAGGCCCTGGACCCGGCAGGAACAGTGACCCGCCAGGCCCTGGACCCGGCAGGAACAGTGACCCGCCAGGCCATGGACCCGGCAGGAACAGTGACCCGGCAGGCCCTGCACCCGGCAGGAACAGTGACCCGGCAGGCCATGGACCCGGCAGGAACAGTGACCCGCTAGGCCATGGACCCGGCAGGAACAGTGACCCGCTAGGCCATGGACCCGGCAGGAACAGTGACCCGGCAGTCCCTGGACCCGGCAGGAACAGTGACCCGGCAGTCCCTGGACCCGGCAGGAACAGTGACCCGGCAGACCCTGGTCCCGGCAGGAACAATGACCCGGCAGGTCATGGACCCAGCAGGAACATTGACCCGCCAGGCCATAAACATAGTAGATCAGTTGAGGAGATCCTGGACTGGTTCAAGCCGctgccccctgtcctctcccccttaCCCTGCTCCTCAGCTCAGGAGAGGTTGGATGATGTCTTGGAGTCCAGAGCTCGAGGGACCAGATTTCCTCTAGagaacagaaaccactctgtctACACTACAGGACCAGCCAATAAAACAGCAGGACAGCAGCCTGGACCAGCCAATCAGACAGCAGGACAGAAAACTGGACCAGCCAATCAGATGGCCCTTGtgttgtcaggacaacaacctgcaGACTCCTCAGTGGAACTACCATCAGACAGAATTAATTTTACTCCGAGAGAAAGCCCTGTTTCAGACAGCACTAATTCTACTCTGAGAAAAAGCTCTGATCTGGCCACAGGGAcctcaggagagacagagaggaacagtgtGGCTGTCTGTGAACAGGAAGACATGCAGGTAGAACCAGCTGCTGAAACCATCCAGTCCCCATCAGGAGAGAGTCAAACCTCCTCTAATGATCTACCTTACTTTACCAAAGCCACAGAGTGTCTCCCAAACTCAGTAGAGCATCCAGGCAACCTCTCTGTCCATACTGGGGCCGTTCAGACCTCACTCACCCAGACACAAGGAGAAGAAGTGCAGGACTTCTCACCAGACATGACAGAGATGGATGTTGAGACTGACCCGTGTTATAATGGCTGTGTCTTGGCGGGTCAGAGCATCAACCATGGGGACTCAAAGAAAGTAGAAAGCATTAAAGATCAGTCAGGAGAGGCCAGCGTGTCTCAAACTCCCTCCACTAAACAGCTGGAACCCAGTCTTCTGGTTGAGTGTTCTGCGGAGACAGTGACTGGTCCAGAACAACTGACTGAATGGGCTCCTAACACTCAATGTAACACAACTGATCAGAAAGCAGCTCCTCAAGCATGTCCCCATAAACAAGACAAGTTGTTTACAGGCCAGGAATCAGATAAAGACGATGAAGAGGGTTTCTCTTGGAAACAGGTTGGTGATGTACTGTTCCCTCCCAGTCACCCTACAGAAGGACTGGCCTCCCCCAGTCACCCTACAGAAGGACTGGCCTCCCCCAGTCACCCTACAGAAGGACTGGCCTCCCCCAGTCACCCTACAGAAGGACTGGCCTCCCCCAGTCCCCCTACAGAAGGACTGGCCTCCCCCAGTCACCCTACAGAAGGACTGGCCTCCCCCAGTCACCCTACAGAAGGACTGGCCTCCCCCAGTCACCCTACAGAAGGACTGGCCTCCCCCAGTCACCCTACAGAAGGACTGGTCTCCCCCAGTCACCCTACAGAAGGACTGAAGGATGTAGGTATAGTATCAACAGTCATCACGGTGCATTCTGCTGGGGCAGAGGAATCATCATCTGAACAGAAGTCTCTGGCACCTCTGACAAAAACAAGTGTCCACATCTCTCCTGCCAGTTTAATGAGCTCTGTAAAGAACGTAGAGAACTGTACTACGACATCTGAACTCCATGAAGACATCCAGGCAACAAAACCCAATGCTCAGAGTAGCAGAAACCATACAGTTTGCAAGAGGTTACATAGTCCCATATGTCTTTCCCCTGTGGTGAACGTGAAGCTCCTGAGATCTGGTACACAACCGAAGAGGATGAATGGAAGGAAAGATGCTGAAGACCCAGGGTCTGACGTTAGGAATCCACCGTCTCCAACAGAGTTACAGAGTGACGAGCATTTGAACAACAGGATGCTGAAAGATTGTGATCGCCCAGTCCATGTTCTACAACACCAGGATATGAAAGCTGACCGTAAGCGTCCTACAACCACCGACTGCATCTCTGAGTCAAGGTCTGAGTCCCAGCTGACAGATGAAGGGTCTGAGAAACTAGGTGGGAAAGACAAGACTGAGATGATCAGTACTAGAAGTGGGCGTGTCAGGAAGAGTCTTGTTAGATCAAACGCAGTCCAAACCAGCTCAGTGAAAGACGGAGCGGCTCCCAGGGACGGCGCGGCTCCCAGGGACGGCGCGGCTCCCAGGGACGGCGAGCAAACGACCACCCTTTCATGTAAAGTTATTATTGAAAGACTCAGCCCTGACATGAGTGAAGGGATCAGGCCAGCAGCCTTGCCTGTGGGCCACTCCCCAGAACCTACAGCAGCCTTGCCTGTGGGCCACTCCCCAGAACGTACAGCAGCCTTGCCTGTGGGCCACTCCCCAGAACGTACATGGAAAGTTCCCATTGGGAGGGTTCGCTTTGAAATGGGTCCTCCACTACCTCCTCTTCTGATGCCTCTCACTGTAACTCCTCCGAGACCGGTAAAACCTGGCAATCCAAGACAGGTGATTGGTAAACTGTCCTTTCCCTCACCAATGGAAGGGCCTGTTTCCCCTGTGGGGTCCCAAACAGCACCTGATGGTCAGATGTTGAGCTCCCCGTCTCGAACCACCCCTTCCTCACCACTACAGTTTGGTTCAGCCACTCCTAAACACGCTGTTCCTGTTCCAGGGAGACTTCCTGCCTTcagcccctcctcttcctccactagTCCCGCCCAGGAGAACTCCATGAGGATTCTAGACAGCATGTATCCAGAACTGTCTGCCCGTGCCTGGACTCTCAGTATCCTCCGAGGAAACCTCTCTATGTCTTCTGCTGAGACGGGGACCACACCTTCCAGCTCTGTCAGTCAGATATCTGGCTTCAAAACCATCAACTCCTCGTCCACGGCTTTCACCAAAACGGAGCAAAGAGGGAAGCGAAGTGGAGTCAACATGCTTCTACCAAAGAGTGCCAAAAGACTGAGGCTGGATAACTGCTCCCCCGGCCCTGCTGGGGCGACGGCCGTTCCTGCTGGGGCGACGGCCGGCCCTGCTGCGAAGGGGATATCCTCCATGACATCAGCCAGTCCTGACCCACTACTCAGGACACCTCAACATGGGAGTTCTTCACAGCCTACAGAGAAGGAGAAACTGTTTGGGAAAGCAGCAGGCGAAGCCTCCATATCCCAGGCCTTAGAGAAGGAGAAACTGGTTGGGAAAGCAGCAGGCGAAGCCTCCATATCCCAGGCCTTAGAGAAGGAGAAACTGGTTGGGAAAGCAGCAGGCGAAGCCTCCATATCTCAGGCCTTAGAGAAGGAGAAACTGGTTGGGAAAGCAGCAGGCGAAGCCTCCATATCCCAGGCCTTAGAGAAGGAGAAACTGGTTGGGAAAGCAGCAGGCGAAGCCTCCGTATCCCAGGCCTTAGAGAAGGAGAAACTGGTTGGGAAAGCAGCAGGCGAAGCCTCCGTATCCCAGGCCTTAGAGAAGATAGCAGCCCAGTGTTTTGACCTGTTGCCTGTCATCAAGAGTCACCTGTTTGTTGGGAATCTGTCTAGGAAGCCTGTGTTACGGGATGAGGAGAAGGAGGTCCTCTCTGAGTTCTCAGACAATCAG CCTCTGGCAGATGATCTGATGTCGGTGATGCTGACTAAGCTGAAGACTGAGAGGACTGAGCTGCCTGGGTCTCACCTCCAGGCTCTGGTTAGAGTCTACACTGCTCTGTGCCGACGGAGGAGGGACTGGGACAGAGCACATATCCTGGCCTACAGCATCCTTAGAGAAG ATTTCCCTGAGTCAACCAAGCTGGTTCTGTTCATGGTGACCACATGGCCCAATGTGTTCTCCTGCAGGACTGTAGTGTGCCAGGCCATCCACACGGTCACCAAGGTCAAAGCTCACGGAGAGGTGCTCCACTGCCTAACTGCTTACCTGGGATGGGAGAAG AGTCCTCCTAGTGACGTGGATCA